In Eremothecium gossypii ATCC 10895 chromosome V, complete sequence, the genomic stretch CATGTCCGAGTGGGCATCTAAACTCGCTGGATATTAACGGTTATGAAAGGTTGTTATTGCCTCTAATGGCACCGGAAGCTAAAGAGGCCCTTCATCTCTGGCTGGAGTATTTATTGAGGACAGAAGGGAATCCCACTACCTTAAAGAGGGCTATGGCACTTCTTAGAGCGGTTGATAAGACAGATATCCCATTCGAAAGCCTCCTACTATGTGATAATTTCTCTTCTACCGACGCACTGAAGTCACTACACATGCTATACTTAGTCGCTGAAGTACCAGAATCCAATATCATCGTTAATGCTCTGCTAAAGAGCCATAAATGCCTTCGTTCAGGAAAAAGCCCTTATGCTCCTCAATTCATCTTAGGCTTATGCATTTTAGTAATGTGCAAGATTTCCCAGGGTGAGCTGTCGAAGTTTCTGCTCCAGATTTGTTCCACCTTTCTGAAGACGTTAGTCAACATGTGCCTTCTAGGAAAAGAAGCACCGAAAACAGCCTTGATTTTAATTCATCCGCTTCTTTACACCTTGGAGAACGCACCTTCATCCGCTATACCGCGTGATGAGCTTACCTCAGTGTTTGTTCTGCCAGATATTATTAATAGTCTGGTTGCGCTGAATGACCCTTTAGTCATCGCGCTAATATGCGAGTATCTTGTTTCAGCCAAGGATCGAGTAAAAGGCTTTACAGTGGATAATAGCTACGTCAGAAAGCTCAACAGGTGCATTTTGGATATGGCCAATTATCTCTGGAGGAATAAATTGTTCACTGAACCATATACCTGGGGCCTTCCCAAGACCTTTTGGGCCAAAATATCCAGTAATCTATATCTTCCAGAACCAGAGATTAGACAGAAACATCTCTATTCACTCCCGAATTTTTATCCATTCAGGTTTATTAGTGAGGAGGTTTTAAGGCGTCTAGAAGGGCAAGAAAACACCGAGGTTATATACTCCAAGCCACTTACCGAAGCTGGCTATAGATGCTGGAGAAAAGAATTGGAGCTTAATGGGAAAACGTGGCTCAGTAAGGTGAACAACTACGATTCTTTTAGAAAGCGTCTTCTGATGGGGATTCAGGAAGATAGTACCTACGCTGGTGTTCCCTTGTTTATGCAGACGTACCTCAAGAGCTTCACTGAATCGCAGGCTGGAAGCTAGTGGACATTAATATTATCTGTTTGATTGGATTAATTCATTATATATACGACCGATCATGGTTATTTTTGTAACACTAAACTAATAATGTTCTTTTTTAGAATGAGATTCTTCACTTGGCGCCCTGCCAGGTATTTACCGCCGTCTGGATGAGCAAGCAAGGCTTTCAGCACGCCGTTTTTATCGTTAATAAAGGCGCTAGGCGCTGGATAGATAAAGCGCATCTTCCCATCAACAAATACTCTGTAGCCGACGGAGTTATCTTTCTGCTGAGCATCCACTGTTGGCCAGACATAATGATCC encodes the following:
- the CTF3 gene encoding Ctf3p (Syntenic homolog of Saccharomyces cerevisiae YLR381W (CTF3)), producing the protein MLQSVTDPVQRLLDCTKETGPSQLRSVLSDLYERAPRHGISPAKILELIGFLCSAEFIAVSTRVYIVENCLIPNGYLSSSTVFEVLKHLGPSTPQNAFKLIVEPAFQVALVKWLCHVLVIIPDYQKVLQRTYPIWFQLWMVDYLQDWTTYLLIWGTESKIQVTEYRVRVLERIGSNPGYRNGKPLASFLLHKFLQLKPSKIVQHAIAELRCNAKRLMTVQKVQLESKFMDGLQHVLSAGGVFESLQFKDSVNSQLNALKVLDDNNTNDTAQTPIGKQLTLEQFANQIERMPCPSGHLNSLDINGYERLLLPLMAPEAKEALHLWLEYLLRTEGNPTTLKRAMALLRAVDKTDIPFESLLLCDNFSSTDALKSLHMLYLVAEVPESNIIVNALLKSHKCLRSGKSPYAPQFILGLCILVMCKISQGELSKFLLQICSTFLKTLVNMCLLGKEAPKTALILIHPLLYTLENAPSSAIPRDELTSVFVLPDIINSLVALNDPLVIALICEYLVSAKDRVKGFTVDNSYVRKLNRCILDMANYLWRNKLFTEPYTWGLPKTFWAKISSNLYLPEPEIRQKHLYSLPNFYPFRFISEEVLRRLEGQENTEVIYSKPLTEAGYRCWRKELELNGKTWLSKVNNYDSFRKRLLMGIQEDSTYAGVPLFMQTYLKSFTESQAGS